atattctcagtcatccaggtaaataaaatatcaagttgatttaaattaaatctagtcaactggacttactatttattgactggcgacgtttcacatcctatcctggatgcttcctcaagccgtctgatttttcggcggcgattggtcagtgacccgtgacggggtcacagaactgagacgtcGAGGGAGTAGACCGCTCAGTGTTGTGGAGAGAGATGTACTCGCGAAGGGCTTGAATTATTCGGTAGCGCCGGATCGCATCCCCCATGTGGAATTAATAACAGCAACAGAGTCAGCCATTAAACACAACAATTTGGATACATCGACAGCGGATGAGTTGAGAACTAAAATATCATCGTGTTTAGTTAACGCTAAGGTTCCGAACTCTAACTTGAATAAAGAGCAACAGGAGGCTGTTAATTCGCTTGGAAAGGATAAGGACATCTTTATATTACCAGCTGACAAAGGCAGGTGTACCGTTGTGTTGGATAAGGTTGATTATGACAAGAAAGTGAGTGAATTATTGAGTGATTCTAAGACCTATGAACTCCTCAAAAGGGACCCCACCAGTGGATATAAAAAGAAAGTGATCGATTGTCTACAGCAGCTAGAGAAATCGGAAGTTATTGACAGACCCTTGTATTACAAATTATACCCGGGGGAGTCGGTTCCTAAATTCTACGGGCTACCAAAGATCCACAAACAGCACGCCCCCTTACGACCGATCGTAAGCAGCATAGACTCTGTTACATACAATGTTGCCAAACACCTAGCCTACATTATCGGTCCATTGGTCGGTAAGTCGCAACACCACATCGTTAATTCCAAAGACTTTGTTGACAAAATCAAGGACATTCAGTTGGAAGAAGGGGAGACTATTACATCATACGACGTGTCTGCCCTCTTCACATGTGTTCCACCGGATGAAGCCGTTGATGTTGTGAAGGAGTTTCTCATCAACGACAACACGTTAAGCGAAAGAACAAAGCTTAATCCTGATCAAGTGTGTTCATTGTTAGAACTTTGTTTGAACACTACATATTTTGTGTACAATGGAAACTTCTACAGACAACGCCATGGCTGTGCCATGGGTTCCCCAGTTTCTCCGATAGTTGTGAACTTATTTATGGAACGCTTTGAACGCCGAGCCTTGGAGTCGTATACTGGTACAGCGCCATCGCATTGGTATCGTTACGTGGATGATACCTGGGTAAAGATCAAGGAAGATCAGCTTGTTCCATTTTTGCGCACATCAACAACGTCAACCAACACATCAAGTTTACGCAGGAGGAACCCAAGGACGGAAAACTCGCGTTTCTGGATTGCCTTGTCAGTATCCAAAGTAATGGTGAACTGATCACTTCTGTGTACAGAAAAGACACTCACACGGACCAATATCTCCTATTTGACTCTCACCACCCACTAGTCCATAAACTAGGGGTTATCAAAACGCTATTCCATCGTGCGGACACTATTTCGTCGAATGAGGACGCTAAGACCAAGGAACACaagcatttgaaatctgcacttggTGCTTGTGGATACCGCAAATGGACCTTTGAGAAAGCGCTTCATAAGCCAAATTCGCCAACAAAGGACGACGCTTCACATACTGCATCAGCAGGGGAAGACAAACGACGACACAACGTCACCATCCCCTATGTGTCAGAGCTCTCCGAGAAAATTCGCAGAATTTTTAGAGGATACCAAATCCCTGTCTCCTTTAAGCCCACCAACACACTGAGGCAAAAACTTGTTCATCCTAAGGACAAAGTCCCGAAAGACAAACAGAATAACCTTGTCTACGCTATCCCATGTACAGACAATGGGTGTAAGGACTTGTATATAGGGGAAACAAAGCAACCGCTGGCTAAGCGCATGTATCAACATAGAAGAGCAAGCGCATCCGGTTGTGGAGACTCGGCTGTATACTCGCATCTCAACAGTACCAACCACACATTCGATAACAAGGACGTTGTCATATTGGACAGAGAATCGCGGTGGTTTGAAAGAGGTGTGAAAGAGGCGGGAGGAGCCATCTCTGAACAGAGGAGGAGGTCTGCGCCACAACTTGGCGGGGGCCTACAGTTCTGCTATCCAAAAGATCCCTCgacgtctcagttctgtgaccccgtcacgggtcactgaccaatcgccgccgaaaaatcagacggcttgaggaagcatccagaataggatgtgaaacgtcgccagtcaataaatagtaagtccagttgactagatttaatttaaatcaacttgatatttgattcggttgattggttgcgaagaaatgaacgattacataattgCGTGCATCAATttagttcattccaagtttgatcaacatgcggttttttcatactcgctcaacgcttcctaaagtttgtgtatctcattaaatttagtccacattatgtagtttataatcggacggtgtcattcatgctttcactgaagatgaataactgtTTGTcccagaaaactttgatttctgcaattggaagctttccaacttcaattcgtAATGTTATATCtgaactttccaaagaacatttgagccaagaataacaGTGATCtgtacgtgtgatttttgataccaagcaacattaatgttgaagttttaaaagatttaaactttgcattacaacttcttggaaatattccaaaaacatttaaaaaagcgcagtgatcttaatatagtg
Above is a window of Amphiura filiformis chromosome 7, Afil_fr2py, whole genome shotgun sequence DNA encoding:
- the LOC140157985 gene encoding LOW QUALITY PROTEIN: uncharacterized protein (The sequence of the model RefSeq protein was modified relative to this genomic sequence to represent the inferred CDS: inserted 3 bases in 2 codons) gives rise to the protein MTSPALNNFIIFGGLLLYASIFAYGIDHSNMDDAGVAALCYLQLACVSTGFTFAMGALFMKTYRVRTIFEKARKAIQVEIRDIELLRWLMGLVALDILLLVLWILLDMIYITDVELQPQLDMAEPYLEIYTVPLLRQCNSDYQVVFLAALAVTKIILLTFGVFLAWKTRNVTILALNDMTRDGVTELRRRGSRPLSVVERDVLAKGLNYSVAPDRIPHVELITATESAIKHNNLDTSTADELRTKISSCLVNAKVPNSNLNKEQQEAVNSLGKDKDIFILPADKGRCTVVLDKVDYDKKVSELLSDSKTYELLKRDPTSGYKKKVIDCLQQLEKSEVIDRPLYYKLYPGESVPKFYGLPKIHKQHAPLRPIVSSIDSVTYNVAKHLAYIIGPLVGKSQHHIVNSKDFVDKIKDIQLEEGETITSYDVSALFTCVPPDEAVDVVKEFLINDNTLSERTKLNPDQVCSLLELCLNTTYFVYNGNFYRQRHGCAMGSPVSPIVVNLFMERFERRALESYTGTAPSHWYRYVDDTWVKIKEDQLVPFXAHINNVNQHIKFTQEEPKDGKLAFLDCLVSIQSNGELITSVYRKDTHTDQYLLFDSHHPLVHKLGVIKTLFHRADTISSNEDAKTKEHKHLKSALGACGYRKWTFEKALHKPNSPTKDDASHTASAGEDKRRHNVTIPYVSELSEKIRRIFRGYQIPVSFKPTNTLRQKLVHPKDKVPKDKQNNLVYAIPCTDNGCKDLYIGETKQPLAKRMYQHRRASASGCGDSAVYSHLNSTNHTFDNKDVVILDRESRWFERGVKEAXEEPSLNRGGGLRHNLAGAYSSAIQKIPRRLSSVTPSRVTDQSPPKNQTA